A genomic stretch from Parcubacteria group bacterium ADurb.Bin159 includes:
- the glgA_3 gene encoding Capsular glucan synthase — MCVGRIEPRKNQLNIIKAVEKFRKESGEDVKLVLIGKESPTKHFEYNLLINKLLKKHKWIYRIDNNINYSDLPSYYHFAKVCVSASWFETTGLTSLEALFCGANTVAAGLRAREYLGGYASFCEPDNVDSIKEAIKSEYYSPRPVLDEKIREEYTWRNAAEKTLEVYKTVLKRKADDTLLGKNKSGKKDQKKQI, encoded by the coding sequence ATGTGTGTAGGCAGAATAGAGCCGAGAAAAAACCAGCTTAATATAATAAAAGCTGTGGAGAAATTTAGGAAAGAAAGCGGGGAAGATGTAAAACTGGTTTTGATAGGAAAGGAGAGTCCGACTAAACATTTTGAATATAATCTTTTGATAAACAAACTTTTGAAAAAACACAAGTGGATTTACAGAATTGATAACAATATAAATTACTCCGATCTTCCCTCTTATTATCATTTTGCCAAAGTATGTGTTTCGGCAAGTTGGTTTGAAACCACAGGTCTTACGAGTTTGGAAGCTTTATTTTGCGGAGCAAATACTGTAGCGGCAGGTTTAAGAGCGAGGGAATATTTAGGAGGGTACGCTTCTTTTTGTGAGCCTGATAACGTGGATTCCATAAAAGAGGCTATAAAATCAGAATACTACTCTCCAAGGCCTGTTTTAGATGAAAAAATCCGTGAGGAATATACCTGGAGAAACGCGGCTGAAAAAACCCTGGAAGTTTATAAAACCGTGCTTAAGAGAAAAGCCGATGATACTTTACTAGGAAAAAACAAATCCGGAAAAAAGGATCAGAAAAAGCAGATTTGA